A part of Carettochelys insculpta isolate YL-2023 chromosome 1, ASM3395843v1, whole genome shotgun sequence genomic DNA contains:
- the LOC142007684 gene encoding olfactory receptor 51G2-like — MSAVNDTKLTRAVFILTGIAGQENTHVWISIVFCVMYAISVVGNSFIVFIVKTDPLLHEPMYIFLSMLAVTDLGFCITTMPTILGIYLFNSREIDLNVCFAQVFFIHTLQGTESFILLLMAFDRFIAICNPLRYASILTMSRIPWMGLVCVLRALALMIPFPFLLKRFQYCRGNVLSHSYCLHQEVINLACSDITVNNVYGMFTTLSSMGLDVLLILLSYVMILKTALSVASLKECFRALNTCVSHICAVLFFYTGEISLTLIHRYGKNTSRLLEVLLRYVSLLMPPLMNPIIYSLKSKHLHAGIIRVFIKWRISLTPISCRTHIGHENMNHPTHPGP; from the coding sequence ATGTCAGCTGTCAATGACACCAAACTCACACGTGCAGTGTTCATTCTTACTGGCATAGCTGGACAGGAGAACACCCATGTCTGGATCTCTATTGTCTTCTGCGTTATGTATGCTATTTCAGTAGTAGGAAATTCATTTATTGTGTTCATTGTAAAAACAGACCCActcctccatgagcccatgtacattttcctttccatgttggcTGTCACAGACCTTGGCTTCTGTATAACCACCATGCCAACGATACTGGGCATATATTTATTTAACTCTAGGGAGATCGACCTCAATGTCTGTTTTGCCCAAGTGTTCTTCATCCACACGCTTCAAGGCACTGAATCCTTCATTCTCTTGTTGATGGCCTTTGACCGCTTCATCGCAATCTGTAACCCACTGAgatatgcttccatcttaacTATGTCAAGAATACCCTGGATGGGACTGGTGTGTGtgcttagagcattggccttaatGATTCCGTTCCCATTTCTTCTGAAAAGATTTCAATACTGTCGAGGAAATGTTCTCTCCCATTCCTACTGCCTGCACCAGGAGGTCATTAACTTGGCTTGTTCAGACATCACAGTCAACAACGTCTATGGCATGTTTACTACACTCTCCTCAATGGGGCTGGACGTACTGCTCATTCTCCTGTCTTATGTGATGATTCTCAAAACAGCGCTGAGTGTGGCATCCCTCAAGGAGTGTTTCAGGGCCCTGAACACCTGCGTCTCCCATATCTGTGCTGTCCTCTTCTTCTACACAGGAGAGATTAGCCTGACTCTGATACACAGATATGGGAAGAACACCTCTCGCCTGCTAGAAGTTCTACTGAGATATGTTTCTCTCCTCATGCCACCCCTGATGAACCCAATCATATATAGCCTGAAAAGCAAACACCTGCATGCAGGTATCATCAGGGTGTTCATCAAATGGAGGATCAGTTTGACACCCATCTCCTGCAGGACTCACATTGGCCATGAAAACATGAATCACCCAACCCATCCTGGACCCTAA